The DNA segment ATAAACCGGGCAGTCGAGCAGCCCTGCTAGAATGAACGGTCCCTGTGGGAATGCGGCCTGTTCACCAAGAAACTCTTGATAGATCACCCGTCCAGCCGTTTGAGACGAGGTTCTGTCTCCGGCAATCACCACCAGTTCACCCGCTTCAATCTTTTGCTGTAGTAGCATCGAGGTGCTCGGGCCGAGCTCGGTCACCTGAATAAGGTTCAGCGAGCTGTCGGGGTTGAGCTGCTTGAGCACCCTGTTAAAGTTCTCGGCATTTTGCGTCAGCACCATGACGTTGACCTTGACTTGGCGCTGGTGGATTGAGATGGCGCGGCACAGCTCTAAATTGCCTAGGTGTGAAACCAGTAATACGGCGCCATTACCTGCAGCAAGTTCGCTGGCGAGCATCTCGCGGTTAGGAAAATCCACCTCTTCAAGTTTGATGCGATCGCACCAAGCATCGATCCTATCGAGCGCCGCGTTACCGAAGGCGAAAAAGTGCTTCAGACTATCGCGCCAACTGAGTGGCTCACCTAGCTGTGGGTGATTGGGTTGCTTGAGCTTAACATGGGTTAAAAACTGTTTCGATGCGGCGCGTGCCGTCGTTCCGGTGATAAAGAAATAGCAGATCACTGGATACATGATCGCGCGGCACAGCCAGTGCCCGCCTAAACGGTAGCTTTGGGCTAACAGCTTAATCCCCCAGTAACTGCCACGCTCACGCATGCTTGACCAGTGCTTGTTTTGACTGGGTCTGGTGAGCTTGTGCCACAGTTTTTTGGGCTGGCGCAATAACATGCCAAAGAAGAGCTTGCTGTGCATCAGTGAGATGCGCACATTGTCTTTGAGGCCTTGAAAATGGCTTACCCCATCTTCGGGGTAGATCACCCGTGTTGGCAGATGAATAACTGGCACGCCTTGCCAATATAGGC comes from the Shewanella halifaxensis HAW-EB4 genome and includes:
- a CDS encoding glycosyltransferase family 2 protein, with translation MRLALVIPNYNHRGAIEQTLERLAAFELPCYLINDGSDDDTRFLLIELAEKYDWVTLIHHPFNRGKGAAVMTGLRTAYRDGFTHALQVDADGQHDLNDIPAMIARAESAPEVLISGLPQYDESVPKGRLYGRYITHFWVWIETLSFDIQDSMCGFRIYPLAATEKLFLSHALGERMDFDIEVLVRLYWQGVPVIHLPTRVIYPEDGVSHFQGLKDNVRISLMHSKLFFGMLLRQPKKLWHKLTRPSQNKHWSSMRERGSYWGIKLLAQSYRLGGHWLCRAIMYPVICYFFITGTTARAASKQFLTHVKLKQPNHPQLGEPLSWRDSLKHFFAFGNAALDRIDAWCDRIKLEEVDFPNREMLASELAAGNGAVLLVSHLGNLELCRAISIHQRQVKVNVMVLTQNAENFNRVLKQLNPDSSLNLIQVTELGPSTSMLLQQKIEAGELVVIAGDRTSSQTAGRVIYQEFLGEQAAFPQGPFILAGLLDCPVYTMFCLRQNGRYHVHLEHFADTLKGPRAGRAERLEQAVNEFSSRLEHFALSEPLQWFNFYDFWRKDEEFQRADAQSSDCSSKGQASK